In the Kitasatospora terrestris genome, one interval contains:
- a CDS encoding NAD-binding protein: MPYSNPPIVSLPARPTTPPIRQVLKRLLLALGVLVLTALVVWADHAGYNDNSDGSVDFLDAAYYATVTLSTTGYGDITPVSDSARLINILVITPLRVVFLIILVGTTLEVLTERTRQQWRIGRWRSTVREHTVVIGYGTKGRSAVDTLIGQGVPKTSIVVVDPHPRAVEQATHHGLTGVVGDATRTETLLRAELPRAAQVVVAPERDDTAALITLTARQLNKSATVVAAVREDENAPLLRQSGADVVVTSSSSAGRLLGMSMLSPHAGSVMEDLLTYGNGLDVVERPVNRAEAGRSPREVEELVVAVVRGRRVLNYTEPEAATLQLTDRLIVIKPATAPTPQ, encoded by the coding sequence GTGCCGTACTCGAACCCGCCGATCGTCTCCCTGCCGGCCCGGCCCACCACGCCGCCGATCCGGCAGGTCCTCAAGCGGCTGCTGCTGGCCCTGGGCGTCCTCGTCCTCACCGCGCTGGTCGTCTGGGCCGACCACGCCGGGTACAACGACAACTCCGACGGCAGCGTCGACTTCCTGGACGCCGCGTACTACGCCACCGTCACCCTCTCGACCACCGGCTACGGCGACATCACCCCGGTCAGCGACAGCGCCCGGCTGATCAACATCCTGGTGATCACCCCGCTGCGCGTGGTCTTCCTGATCATCCTGGTCGGCACCACCCTCGAGGTGCTCACCGAACGCACCCGCCAGCAATGGCGCATCGGACGCTGGAGGTCCACCGTGCGCGAGCACACCGTCGTGATCGGCTACGGCACCAAGGGCCGCAGCGCGGTGGACACCCTGATCGGCCAGGGCGTGCCCAAAACCTCCATCGTGGTCGTCGACCCGCACCCCCGGGCCGTCGAACAGGCCACCCACCACGGCCTCACCGGCGTGGTCGGCGACGCCACCCGCACCGAGACCCTGCTCCGCGCCGAACTCCCCCGCGCCGCGCAGGTGGTCGTCGCCCCCGAACGCGACGACACCGCCGCGCTGATCACCCTCACCGCCCGCCAGCTCAACAAGAGCGCCACCGTGGTCGCCGCCGTCCGCGAGGACGAGAACGCCCCGCTGCTGCGCCAGAGCGGCGCCGACGTCGTGGTCACCAGCTCCAGCTCGGCCGGCCGGCTGCTCGGCATGTCGATGCTCAGCCCGCACGCCGGCTCGGTGATGGAGGACCTGCTCACCTACGGCAACGGCCTGGACGTGGTCGAGCGCCCGGTCAACCGGGCCGAGGCCGGGCGCAGCCCGCGCGAGGTCGAGGAGCTGGTCGTCGCGGTGGTCCGCGGCCGACGGGTGCTCAACTACACCGAGCCGGAAGCCGCCACCCTCCAGCTCACCGACCGTCTGATCGTCATCAAGCCGGCCACCGCCCCGACCCCGCAGTGA
- the manA gene encoding mannose-6-phosphate isomerase, class I, which yields MDRLRNAVRPYAWGSVTAIPALLGQAPTGEPQAELWMGAHPGDPSWIDRGDGPRSLADVIAADPRAELGAAAVAKFGTELPFLFKVLAAGLPLSLQAHPTLDQARAGFADEEARGVPLDAPHRNYRDANHKPELICALDEFEGLCGFRAPAATADLMASLGVPALDPLIDVLRAKPESEALREVLATVLSMTGPEAEHTVSEVARALTAAAPGDPTGALAGYAFAAAEHPGDTGLLAALLLNHVVLRPGEALYLGAGVPHAYLRGTGVEIMANSDNVLRCGLTPKHVDVPELLRVVDFEAAAPQVLRPEADAAGERLYPVPIDEFRISRYEPADRPVELPGGAPQILLCTEGTAFLSAADGTGLTLARGESAFLPAGGGPVGLRGAGATVFRATVTL from the coding sequence ATGGACAGGCTCCGCAACGCCGTCCGCCCCTACGCCTGGGGATCGGTCACGGCCATCCCGGCACTGCTCGGGCAGGCCCCCACCGGCGAACCGCAGGCCGAACTGTGGATGGGCGCGCACCCCGGCGACCCTTCGTGGATCGACCGGGGCGACGGCCCCCGCTCGCTCGCCGACGTGATCGCCGCCGACCCGCGGGCCGAGCTCGGTGCCGCCGCGGTCGCCAAGTTCGGCACCGAACTGCCCTTCCTGTTCAAGGTGCTGGCCGCCGGACTCCCGCTCTCCCTGCAGGCGCACCCCACCCTCGACCAGGCCAGGGCCGGCTTCGCCGACGAGGAGGCCCGCGGCGTCCCGCTGGACGCCCCGCACCGCAACTACCGGGACGCGAACCACAAGCCCGAGCTGATCTGCGCGCTGGACGAGTTCGAGGGCCTGTGCGGCTTCCGCGCACCCGCCGCCACCGCCGACCTGATGGCCTCGCTCGGCGTGCCCGCGCTCGACCCGCTGATCGACGTGCTGCGGGCCAAGCCCGAGTCCGAGGCGCTGCGCGAGGTCCTCGCCACCGTCCTGTCGATGACCGGCCCCGAGGCCGAGCACACCGTCAGCGAGGTCGCCCGCGCCCTGACCGCGGCCGCACCCGGCGACCCGACCGGCGCCCTGGCCGGCTACGCCTTCGCCGCCGCCGAGCACCCCGGCGACACCGGGCTGCTCGCCGCACTGCTGCTCAACCACGTCGTGCTGCGGCCCGGCGAGGCCCTCTACCTCGGCGCCGGCGTCCCGCACGCCTACCTGCGCGGCACCGGCGTGGAGATCATGGCCAACTCCGACAACGTGCTGCGCTGCGGGCTCACCCCCAAGCACGTGGACGTCCCGGAGCTGCTCCGGGTGGTCGACTTCGAGGCCGCCGCACCGCAGGTGCTTCGCCCGGAGGCGGACGCCGCCGGCGAGCGGCTCTACCCGGTGCCGATCGACGAGTTCCGGATCAGCCGGTACGAGCCGGCCGACCGGCCCGTCGAGCTGCCCGGCGGTGCCCCGCAGATCCTGCTCTGCACCGAGGGCACGGCCTTCCTGTCCGCCGCCGACGGCACCGGGCTGACGCTGGCGCGCGGCGAGTCCGCCTTCCTGCCCGCCGGGGGCGGCCCCGTCGGGCTGCGTGGCGCCGGCGCCACGGTCTTCCGGGCCACCGTCACCCTCTGA
- a CDS encoding molybdopterin molybdotransferase MoeA, whose protein sequence is MNPVESLHPVDPFDGPVLPDVPPTLRHCPWPQARQAAERAAAGPLAAREETLAESLGRTLAEPLTALTDLPAFDTSAMDGWAVAGPGPWRLAGRVLAGQPAGPLADGEAVEIATGAQLPSGATGVLRREHGRVEPPAGPNGPGGAAAEGTAPGFPAEQEHGSAKTGGRAGAGPGARGSVGRGTAGAGRRSDGSAGASGGEPAAAVRPGGGGLLHGSVGPGQDVRPRGQECRRGEALLPAGTEVTAVVLGLAAAAGHDTLLVRRRPTVELLVLGDELQENGVPGPGRVRDALGPLLPPMLAAAGAEVIGRRCVRDDFGLLRDAIRHSPADVVLTTGGTAAGPVDFLHAALEATGGHLLVDGVAVRPGHPMLLARLPGGRHLVGLPGNPLAAVAGTVTLALPLLRALRGRPAPGDGRGRTERVAAELPGHPRDTRLVPVVRRTDGAVPLPFDGPAMLRGLALAEALAVVPPGGVPAGGRAELLPLH, encoded by the coding sequence ATGAACCCGGTGGAGTCGCTGCACCCGGTGGACCCCTTCGACGGGCCGGTCCTGCCGGACGTCCCGCCCACCCTGCGGCACTGCCCCTGGCCGCAGGCCCGGCAGGCGGCCGAGCGGGCCGCCGCCGGGCCGCTGGCGGCGCGGGAGGAAACGCTCGCCGAGTCGCTCGGCCGGACGCTGGCCGAGCCGCTCACGGCGCTCACCGACCTGCCCGCGTTCGATACCTCGGCGATGGACGGATGGGCGGTGGCCGGCCCCGGGCCGTGGCGGCTCGCCGGACGGGTGCTGGCCGGGCAGCCGGCCGGGCCGCTCGCCGACGGCGAGGCGGTGGAGATCGCCACCGGGGCGCAGCTGCCGTCCGGCGCGACCGGCGTCCTGCGCCGGGAGCACGGCCGCGTGGAACCGCCGGCGGGCCCGAACGGCCCCGGTGGGGCGGCCGCTGAGGGTACCGCTCCGGGCTTCCCGGCCGAGCAGGAGCACGGGTCGGCGAAAACCGGCGGCCGGGCGGGGGCGGGGCCCGGGGCCCGGGGCTCCGTCGGACGGGGCACGGCGGGTGCGGGGCGCCGGTCCGACGGGTCGGCGGGGGCGAGTGGTGGCGAACCTGCGGCCGCGGTACGGCCGGGCGGCGGCGGGCTGCTGCACGGGTCCGTGGGGCCCGGGCAGGACGTACGGCCTCGCGGGCAGGAGTGCCGGAGGGGCGAGGCCCTGCTGCCGGCCGGGACCGAGGTGACGGCGGTGGTGCTGGGGCTGGCCGCGGCCGCCGGGCACGACACGCTGCTGGTCCGGCGCCGGCCGACGGTGGAACTGCTGGTCCTCGGGGACGAACTGCAGGAGAACGGGGTGCCCGGGCCCGGGCGGGTCCGGGACGCGCTCGGGCCGCTGCTGCCGCCGATGCTCGCCGCCGCCGGTGCGGAGGTGATCGGACGGCGCTGCGTCCGGGACGACTTCGGGCTGCTGCGCGACGCGATCCGGCACTCGCCCGCCGACGTGGTGCTGACCACCGGCGGTACCGCCGCCGGGCCGGTGGACTTCCTGCACGCCGCGCTGGAGGCGACCGGCGGGCACCTGCTGGTGGACGGGGTGGCCGTCCGGCCCGGGCACCCGATGCTGCTCGCCCGGCTGCCCGGCGGCCGGCACCTGGTCGGCCTGCCCGGCAACCCGCTGGCGGCGGTGGCCGGCACGGTGACCCTCGCCCTGCCGCTGTTGCGCGCGCTCAGGGGTCGCCCGGCACCGGGGGACGGGCGTGGGCGGACCGAACGGGTCGCCGCCGAGCTGCCGGGCCACCCGCGGGACACCCGGCTGGTCCCGGTGGTCCGCCGGACCGACGGCGCGGTGCCGCTGCCGTTCGACGGCCCGGCGATGCTGCGCGGCCTGGCCCTGGCCGAGGCGCTGGCCGTGGTCCCCCCGGGCGGCGTCCCGGCCGGCGGCCGGGCCGAACTCCTCCCGCTGCACTGA
- a CDS encoding MBL fold metallo-hydrolase has protein sequence MTAFPPDETGGVDRAVPGGAGPQPLPPPLEVDVFTGPETAFFATSALIMGERTAVLVDAQLTRSAGRELAEWIAGKDRQLLAILVTHQHPDHYFGAEEVLRLFPAAQLLAAPSVVDGIMRTAAAKVEQWKPVYGDDIPDQPLVPSPLLPQPLVLDRQFIRVLELGQGDCGGSTVAHLPSIRTVVAGDFVYNGTHVWTADTGPGERAEWAANLARIAELGVERVIAGHRAPGSDDDAMRVLTFTDGYLRDFDHALAEHPHDAEALAAAVNERYGGLTLPAILELGAAANVTEPPAPEDNGIVDAEIVEDDEP, from the coding sequence GTGACGGCGTTCCCGCCCGACGAGACCGGCGGAGTGGACCGGGCGGTCCCCGGCGGTGCCGGTCCGCAGCCGTTGCCGCCGCCCCTGGAGGTGGACGTCTTCACCGGCCCCGAGACCGCGTTCTTCGCGACGTCCGCGTTGATCATGGGCGAGCGCACGGCGGTCCTGGTCGACGCCCAGCTGACCCGCAGCGCGGGCCGGGAGCTCGCCGAGTGGATCGCCGGGAAGGACCGGCAGCTGCTCGCCATCCTGGTCACCCACCAGCACCCCGACCACTACTTCGGTGCCGAGGAGGTGCTGCGGCTGTTCCCCGCCGCGCAGCTGCTCGCCGCCCCCTCGGTGGTCGACGGGATCATGCGGACCGCCGCCGCCAAGGTCGAGCAGTGGAAGCCGGTGTACGGCGACGACATCCCCGACCAGCCGCTGGTGCCCAGCCCGCTGCTGCCGCAGCCGCTGGTGCTCGACCGGCAGTTCATCCGGGTGCTGGAGCTCGGCCAGGGCGACTGCGGGGGCTCCACGGTGGCGCACCTACCGAGCATCCGCACGGTGGTGGCCGGCGACTTCGTCTACAACGGCACCCACGTGTGGACGGCCGACACCGGCCCGGGCGAGCGCGCCGAGTGGGCCGCGAACCTGGCCCGGATCGCCGAACTCGGGGTGGAACGGGTGATCGCCGGACACCGGGCGCCCGGCTCCGACGACGACGCGATGCGGGTGCTCACCTTCACCGACGGCTACCTGCGCGACTTCGACCACGCCCTCGCCGAGCACCCGCACGACGCGGAGGCGCTGGCCGCGGCGGTCAACGAGCGCTACGGCGGGCTGACCCTGCCGGCCATCCTGGAGCTGGGCGCCGCCGCCAACGTCACCGAGCCGCCGGCGCCGGAGGACAACGGCATCGTGGACGCGGAGATCGTCGAGGACGACGAGCCGTAG
- a CDS encoding bacterial proteasome activator family protein yields MTNPMNERSQQDPSEDSPKVLIVGPDGMPVGMVPGTGFGRGGDESGEPRELPVTEMVEQPAKVMRIGSMIKQLLEEVRQAPLDEASRVRLKEIHASSIKELELGLAPELVEELERLSLPFTDDSVPTEAELRIAQAQLVGWLEGLFHGIQTALFAQQMAARAQLEQMRRALPPGLHGPEDPEEPAPGRGIRSGPYL; encoded by the coding sequence ATGACCAACCCGATGAACGAACGGTCGCAGCAGGACCCCTCGGAGGACAGCCCCAAGGTGCTGATCGTCGGGCCCGACGGGATGCCCGTCGGCATGGTGCCGGGCACCGGGTTCGGCCGGGGCGGCGACGAGTCCGGTGAGCCGCGCGAGCTGCCGGTGACCGAGATGGTCGAGCAGCCGGCCAAGGTGATGCGGATCGGCAGCATGATCAAGCAGCTGCTGGAGGAGGTCCGCCAGGCGCCGCTGGACGAGGCGAGCCGGGTGCGGCTCAAGGAGATCCACGCCAGCTCGATCAAGGAGCTGGAGCTGGGCCTGGCCCCCGAGCTGGTCGAGGAGCTGGAGCGGCTGTCGCTGCCCTTCACCGACGACTCGGTGCCGACCGAGGCCGAGCTGCGGATCGCCCAGGCCCAGCTGGTCGGCTGGCTGGAGGGCCTGTTCCACGGCATCCAGACCGCGCTGTTCGCCCAGCAGATGGCGGCCCGCGCCCAGCTGGAGCAGATGCGCCGCGCGCTGCCGCCCGGACTGCACGGCCCGGAGGACCCCGAGGAGCCGGCCCCCGGCCGCGGCATCCGCTCCGGCCCGTACCTGTAG
- the dnaB gene encoding replicative DNA helicase, with amino-acid sequence MPVRRREGGFSKRDGQGQGGQGFGGKGGYGGKGDRRDRDGDRDQDRGGSGEGFERVPPQDLAAEQSVLGGMLLSKDAIADVVEVLKPADYYRPAHELIHGAILDLYARGEPADPITVAGELTKRGELARVGGASYLHTLVNSVPTAANAEYYAEIVHERAVLRRLVEAGTRIAGMGYAAEGDVDEIVNAAQAEIYAVTEQRTNEDYAPLADIMEGALDEIEAIGSRNGEMSGVPTGFADFDQLTNGLHPGQMIVIAARPAMGKSTLALDFARACSIHNNLPSVIFSLEMGRNEIAMRLLSAEARVALHHMRSGNMTDDDWTRVARRMPDVTNAPLFIDDSPNLSMMEIRAKCRRLKQRNDIRLVVIDYLQLMQSGGSRRAENRQQEVSDMSRNLKLLAKELELPVIALSQLNRGPEQRTDKRPMVSDLRESGSIEQDADMVILLHREDAYEKESPRAGEADLIVAKHRNGPTATITVAFQGHYSRFVDMTRDVT; translated from the coding sequence CTGCCCGTCCGACGGCGCGAGGGCGGCTTCTCCAAGCGCGACGGGCAGGGCCAGGGCGGCCAGGGCTTCGGCGGCAAGGGCGGGTACGGCGGCAAGGGCGACCGGCGCGACCGGGACGGCGACCGCGACCAGGACCGCGGCGGCTCCGGCGAGGGCTTCGAACGCGTCCCCCCGCAGGACCTCGCGGCCGAGCAGTCGGTGCTCGGCGGCATGCTGCTCTCCAAGGACGCCATCGCCGACGTGGTCGAGGTGCTCAAGCCCGCCGACTACTACCGGCCGGCCCACGAACTCATCCACGGCGCGATCCTCGACCTGTACGCGCGCGGCGAGCCCGCCGACCCGATCACCGTCGCCGGCGAGCTGACCAAGCGCGGCGAGCTGGCCCGCGTCGGCGGCGCCTCCTACCTGCACACCCTGGTCAACTCCGTCCCGACCGCGGCCAACGCCGAGTACTACGCCGAGATCGTCCACGAGCGTGCCGTGCTGCGCCGCCTGGTCGAGGCCGGCACCCGGATCGCCGGCATGGGCTACGCCGCCGAGGGCGACGTGGACGAGATCGTCAACGCCGCCCAGGCCGAGATCTACGCGGTCACCGAGCAGCGCACCAACGAGGACTACGCCCCGCTCGCGGACATCATGGAGGGCGCCCTCGACGAGATCGAGGCGATCGGCTCCCGCAACGGAGAGATGTCCGGGGTGCCGACCGGCTTCGCCGACTTCGACCAGCTCACCAACGGCCTCCACCCCGGCCAGATGATCGTCATCGCGGCCCGTCCCGCCATGGGCAAGTCGACGCTGGCGCTGGACTTCGCGCGGGCCTGCTCGATCCACAACAACCTGCCGAGCGTGATCTTCTCGCTCGAAATGGGGCGCAACGAGATCGCCATGCGCCTGCTCTCCGCCGAGGCCCGGGTGGCCCTGCACCACATGCGCTCCGGCAACATGACGGACGACGACTGGACCCGGGTCGCCCGGCGGATGCCGGACGTCACCAACGCGCCGCTGTTCATCGACGACTCGCCCAACCTGTCGATGATGGAGATCCGGGCCAAGTGCCGCCGGCTCAAGCAGCGCAACGACATCCGCCTGGTCGTCATCGACTACCTCCAGCTGATGCAGTCCGGCGGCTCCCGACGGGCCGAGAACCGTCAGCAGGAGGTCTCGGACATGTCCCGTAACCTCAAGCTGCTCGCCAAGGAGCTGGAGCTCCCGGTCATCGCGCTCTCGCAGCTGAACCGTGGCCCCGAGCAGCGCACCGACAAGCGGCCGATGGTCTCCGACCTCCGCGAGTCCGGCTCGATCGAGCAGGACGCCGACATGGTCATCCTGCTGCACCGCGAGGACGCGTACGAGAAGGAGTCCCCGCGGGCGGGCGAGGCCGACCTGATCGTCGCCAAGCACCGCAACGGCCCCACCGCGACGATCACGGTCGCCTTCCAGGGCCACTACTCGCGCTTCGTCGACATGACCCGGGACGTCACCTGA
- the mobA gene encoding molybdenum cofactor guanylyltransferase translates to MTATEYDVVVLAGGAGSRLGGADKPGLAVGGRTLLDRVLDACAGARTVVVVGPERATRHPQVRWTREQPPGGGPVAAVAAGLAEVTAERVLLLAADLPFLDPATVRRLLAALDGPAPGTEDAADGALLVDADGRDQPLAAGYRTGPLRTALDGLGDPAGKPVRRLTAGLRLVRLADPRGAAYDCDTWEELERARERERAQRGGR, encoded by the coding sequence ATGACGGCGACGGAGTACGACGTGGTGGTGCTGGCCGGCGGCGCGGGCAGCCGACTGGGCGGGGCCGACAAGCCCGGCCTCGCGGTGGGGGGCCGCACCCTGCTCGACCGGGTGCTGGACGCCTGCGCGGGCGCGCGGACCGTCGTGGTGGTCGGGCCGGAACGGGCCACCCGGCACCCGCAGGTGCGCTGGACCCGCGAGCAGCCCCCGGGCGGCGGGCCGGTCGCCGCGGTCGCCGCCGGACTGGCGGAGGTCACCGCCGAGCGGGTGCTGCTGCTCGCCGCCGACCTGCCGTTCCTGGACCCGGCGACGGTGCGGCGGCTGCTCGCCGCACTCGACGGACCGGCCCCGGGCACGGAGGACGCCGCGGACGGGGCGCTGCTGGTCGACGCGGACGGGCGGGACCAGCCGCTCGCGGCCGGCTACCGGACCGGGCCGCTGCGGACCGCGCTCGACGGGCTCGGCGATCCGGCGGGGAAGCCGGTGCGGCGGCTCACCGCGGGGCTGCGACTGGTCCGGCTGGCCGACCCCCGGGGCGCCGCGTACGACTGCGACACCTGGGAGGAACTGGAGCGGGCCCGCGAGCGGGAGCGGGCGCAGCGGGGCGGGCGCTGA
- a CDS encoding MarR family transcriptional regulator gives MVEDGAGYRAPYSAAEIAAAWHRERPGTPTGSIEVVTPIWRLAKLFADDRGRVLREADIDAATLDLLSTLRRSGPPYVLTTRELARRTLVTAGAISQRVARAEREGLVRRAPSAAGRRSVEVSLTEEGHAVIERSVDAVLGREAELVAGLTADERTVLVGLLDRLLGQVAARTTRG, from the coding sequence ATGGTCGAGGACGGCGCGGGATACCGGGCACCCTACTCGGCGGCCGAGATCGCGGCGGCCTGGCACCGGGAGCGGCCCGGCACCCCCACCGGGTCGATCGAGGTGGTCACGCCGATCTGGCGGCTCGCCAAGCTGTTCGCGGACGACCGCGGCCGCGTGCTGCGCGAGGCGGACATCGACGCGGCCACCCTCGACCTGCTCTCCACGCTGCGCCGCTCCGGGCCGCCGTACGTGCTGACCACCCGCGAGCTGGCCCGGCGGACGCTGGTGACGGCCGGGGCGATCTCGCAGCGGGTGGCCCGGGCGGAGCGGGAGGGGCTGGTGCGCAGGGCGCCGTCCGCCGCCGGCCGCCGTTCGGTGGAGGTGTCGCTGACCGAGGAGGGGCACGCGGTGATCGAGCGTTCGGTGGACGCGGTGCTCGGCCGGGAGGCGGAGCTGGTGGCCGGTCTGACGGCGGACGAGCGGACCGTCCTGGTCGGCCTGCTGGACCGGCTGCTGGGCCAGGTCGCGGCCCGCACCACCCGCGGGTAG
- a CDS encoding dihydrofolate reductase family protein encodes MRKLIYGMNLTLDGYVAAAGDDIGWGGPPSPELFQYWLDHERASGLTLYGRKLWETMSSYWPTGDQRPGATPAEIEFARNWRDTPKVVFSSTLDGVGWNARLVGGDAIAEITRLKAGGGGPMTVGGATLAGAAMRAGLIDEYVIATHPVLVGGGTPFFSALDGWVRLDLLETRTLPGGVVVTRYGTRR; translated from the coding sequence ATGCGGAAACTGATCTACGGCATGAACCTGACCCTGGACGGCTACGTCGCCGCGGCCGGCGACGACATCGGCTGGGGCGGACCGCCGAGCCCGGAGCTGTTCCAGTACTGGCTCGACCACGAGCGGGCGAGCGGCCTGACGCTGTACGGGCGCAAGCTGTGGGAGACGATGAGCTCCTACTGGCCGACCGGCGACCAGCGGCCCGGCGCCACCCCGGCGGAGATCGAGTTCGCCCGGAACTGGCGGGACACGCCGAAGGTGGTGTTCTCCTCGACGCTCGACGGAGTCGGCTGGAACGCCCGCCTGGTCGGCGGCGACGCGATCGCCGAGATCACCCGGCTCAAGGCCGGGGGCGGCGGCCCGATGACCGTCGGCGGCGCGACGCTCGCCGGGGCGGCCATGCGCGCCGGGCTGATCGACGAGTACGTGATCGCCACCCATCCGGTCCTGGTGGGCGGCGGCACGCCGTTCTTCAGCGCGCTGGACGGCTGGGTGAGGCTGGACCTGCTGGAGACCCGGACGCTTCCCGGCGGCGTGGTCGTGACCAGGTACGGGACGAGGCGCTGA
- a CDS encoding GNAT family N-acetyltransferase, protein MQIREFTEADWPQVWEIVREVVRAQETFVYDPGLDEADARATWIESAPGRTVVAVDGDRVLGTAKMGPNRPGPGAHVSTASFMVAAGARGKGVGRALCETALDWARREGYAGMQFNAVVESNAPAVELYRRLGFEVLGTVPGAFAHPGLGRVGLHLMYREL, encoded by the coding sequence ATGCAGATTCGAGAGTTCACCGAGGCCGACTGGCCGCAGGTGTGGGAGATCGTCCGCGAGGTCGTCCGGGCGCAGGAGACCTTCGTCTACGACCCCGGGCTGGACGAGGCGGACGCCCGTGCCACCTGGATCGAGTCCGCGCCGGGCCGGACCGTGGTGGCGGTCGACGGCGACCGGGTCCTCGGTACCGCCAAGATGGGCCCCAACCGGCCCGGGCCGGGTGCCCACGTGTCGACCGCGAGCTTCATGGTCGCCGCCGGCGCCCGGGGGAAGGGCGTGGGCCGCGCGCTCTGCGAGACGGCGCTGGACTGGGCGCGCCGCGAGGGGTACGCGGGCATGCAGTTCAACGCCGTGGTGGAGAGCAATGCCCCGGCGGTCGAGCTGTACCGGCGGCTCGGCTTCGAGGTGCTCGGCACGGTGCCCGGCGCGTTCGCCCACCCCGGGCTCGGCCGGGTCGGGCTGCACCTGATGTACCGGGAGCTGTGA
- a CDS encoding NAD(P)H-quinone oxidoreductase, which yields MRAITISRPGGPEVLTWAEVPDPVPGAGEVLVEVAAGAVNRADLLQRQGFYDPPPGTSPYPGLECAGRIVALGPGVAGWGVGDEVCALLTGGGYAERVAVPAGQLLPVPAGLDAERAAALPEVVCTVWSNLFMTAHLRPAETVLVHGGASGIGTMAIQLAKAVGARVLVTAGSAAKLERCAELGADVLIDYREQDFVAEVRKATDGAGADVVLDIIGAKYLQRNVEALAVNGRLVIIGLQGGVKGELDLNALLRKRAAVIATNLRGRPLAEKAAIVAAVREHVWPLVEAGVVRPVVDRVLPMADAAEAHRVVEAGEQVGKVVLTV from the coding sequence ATGCGAGCCATCACGATTTCCCGGCCGGGCGGACCCGAGGTGCTGACCTGGGCCGAGGTGCCCGATCCCGTGCCCGGTGCGGGCGAGGTCCTGGTCGAGGTCGCGGCCGGTGCGGTCAACCGGGCCGACCTGTTGCAGCGTCAGGGCTTCTACGACCCGCCGCCCGGCACCTCGCCGTACCCGGGGCTGGAGTGCGCCGGGCGGATCGTCGCGCTCGGTCCGGGCGTCGCGGGCTGGGGCGTCGGGGACGAGGTGTGCGCGCTGCTGACCGGCGGCGGGTACGCGGAGCGGGTGGCGGTGCCGGCCGGCCAGCTGCTGCCGGTCCCGGCGGGTCTGGACGCGGAGCGGGCGGCGGCGCTGCCCGAGGTGGTCTGCACGGTCTGGTCGAACCTCTTCATGACGGCGCACCTGCGGCCCGCCGAGACGGTGCTGGTCCACGGCGGGGCGAGCGGGATCGGCACGATGGCGATCCAGCTGGCGAAGGCGGTCGGGGCGCGGGTGCTGGTCACCGCCGGCAGCGCGGCGAAGCTGGAGCGCTGTGCGGAGCTGGGCGCGGACGTCCTGATCGACTACCGCGAGCAGGACTTCGTGGCGGAGGTCCGGAAGGCGACGGACGGCGCCGGGGCGGACGTGGTCCTGGACATCATCGGCGCCAAGTACCTGCAGCGGAACGTGGAGGCGCTGGCGGTCAACGGCCGGCTGGTGATCATCGGCCTGCAGGGCGGGGTCAAGGGCGAGCTCGACCTGAACGCGCTGTTGCGCAAGCGGGCCGCGGTGATCGCCACCAACCTGCGCGGCCGCCCGCTGGCGGAGAAGGCGGCGATCGTCGCCGCCGTCCGCGAGCACGTCTGGCCGCTGGTCGAGGCGGGTGTGGTGCGGCCGGTGGTGGACCGGGTGCTGCCGATGGCGGACGCCGCCGAGGCGCACCGCGTGGTCGAGGCGGGCGAGCAGGTCGGCAAGGTCGTCCTCACGGTCTGA
- a CDS encoding SDR family oxidoreductase, with protein MTEAAEATGAAGAAARTVLVTGGGSGIGRAVAARFAADGSRVIITGRRPDALAETAADLGVEAFPCDATDPGRTAALAERIDRLDVLVNAAGGLAATPDGPPLDALLARWRADLAQNLLGAVLTTTALRERLRPGSAVISIGSIGAERRGGSYGAAKAALAAWNAFFSAEAAPHGITANVIAAGYVADTAFFGGALPEARRTALLAETHNGRAGAPEDIAATAHFLASPGARHITGQTLHVNGGAHTTR; from the coding sequence GTGACCGAAGCCGCCGAAGCCACCGGAGCCGCCGGAGCCGCCGCCCGGACCGTCCTCGTCACCGGCGGCGGCAGCGGCATCGGCCGCGCCGTGGCCGCCCGCTTCGCCGCCGACGGCTCGCGTGTCATCATCACCGGCCGCCGACCCGACGCCCTCGCCGAGACCGCCGCCGACCTCGGCGTCGAAGCCTTCCCCTGCGACGCCACCGACCCCGGCCGGACGGCCGCCCTCGCCGAGCGGATCGACCGGCTGGACGTCCTGGTGAACGCCGCCGGCGGTCTCGCCGCCACCCCCGACGGCCCCCCGCTGGACGCCCTGCTCGCCCGCTGGCGGGCCGACCTCGCCCAGAACCTGCTCGGAGCGGTGCTCACCACCACCGCCCTGCGCGAGCGGCTCCGCCCCGGCTCGGCGGTGATCAGCATCGGCTCGATCGGCGCCGAACGGCGCGGCGGCTCGTACGGCGCCGCCAAGGCCGCACTCGCCGCCTGGAACGCCTTCTTCTCCGCCGAGGCGGCCCCGCACGGCATCACCGCCAACGTGATCGCCGCCGGCTACGTCGCCGACACCGCCTTCTTCGGCGGCGCGCTGCCCGAGGCCCGCCGCACCGCGCTGCTCGCCGAGACCCACAACGGCCGGGCCGGTGCCCCCGAGGACATCGCCGCGACCGCGCACTTCCTCGCCTCCCCCGGCGCCCGCCACATCACCGGCCAGACCCTGCACGTCAACGGCGGCGCCCACACCACCCGCTGA